A stretch of the Streptomyces ortus genome encodes the following:
- a CDS encoding 3-hydroxybutyryl-CoA dehydrogenase, translating to MPVRADSESERDDVTDIERVGVVGCGQMGAGIAEVCARAGLDVKVAETTGEALEIGRTRLYNSLSKAAERGKISEEERDATQARLSFTTDLGEFSDRDLVIEAVVENEQVKTEIFQVLDQVVVRQDAILASNTSSIPLVKLAVATSRPDQVIGIHFFNPAPVQKLVELIPALTTSEGTISRAQSLVEKILGKHAIRAQDRSGFVVNALLIPYLLSAIRMFESGMASREDIDNGMELGCAHPMGPLKLSDLIGLDTVASVAYSMYEEYKEPLYAAPPLLQRMVDAGRLGRKSGSGFYTYP from the coding sequence ATGCCAGTGAGAGCGGACAGTGAGAGCGAAAGGGACGATGTGACCGACATCGAACGCGTCGGAGTGGTGGGCTGCGGCCAGATGGGAGCGGGCATCGCCGAGGTGTGCGCCCGCGCCGGCCTGGATGTGAAGGTCGCCGAGACCACTGGTGAGGCGTTGGAGATTGGCCGGACCCGGCTCTACAACTCGCTCTCCAAGGCCGCCGAGCGCGGCAAGATCTCCGAGGAGGAGCGGGACGCCACCCAGGCGCGGCTCTCCTTCACGACCGACCTCGGCGAGTTCTCGGACCGCGATCTGGTGATCGAGGCGGTCGTCGAGAACGAGCAGGTGAAGACGGAGATCTTCCAGGTCCTTGACCAGGTGGTGGTACGGCAGGACGCGATCCTCGCCTCGAACACCTCCTCCATCCCGCTGGTGAAGCTCGCCGTCGCGACCTCGCGCCCCGACCAGGTCATCGGCATCCACTTCTTCAACCCGGCCCCGGTACAGAAGCTCGTCGAGCTGATCCCGGCGCTGACCACCTCCGAGGGCACCATCAGCCGGGCGCAGTCCCTGGTGGAGAAGATCCTCGGCAAGCACGCGATCCGCGCGCAGGACCGCTCGGGCTTCGTGGTCAACGCGCTGCTGATCCCTTATCTGCTCTCCGCGATCCGGATGTTCGAGTCCGGCATGGCGAGCCGTGAGGACATCGACAACGGCATGGAGCTGGGGTGTGCCCATCCGATGGGTCCGCTCAAGCTGTCCGACCTGATCGGGCTCGACACGGTGGCCTCCGTCGCGTACTCCATGTACGAGGAGTACAAGGAGCCGCTGTACGCCGCTCCCCCGCTGCTCCAGCGCATGGTCGACGCGGGCCGGCTGGGGCGGAAGTCGGGCTCCGGGTTCTACACGTACCCGTAG
- a CDS encoding PLP-dependent aminotransferase family protein, whose translation MHERSSVAELAERLRDELHRYSPGGKLPSSRVLVDRFRVSPVTVSRALAQLSAEGLVVTRPGAGAFRAEPRAAGPAVGDTSWQEVALSADATTDLVPRTVDASGVLVSLAAPPPGVIEFNGGYLHPSLQPERAMAAALSRAGRRPGVWARPPVDGLPELREWFARGIGGAITAAEVLITAGGQSALTTALRALAPPGAPVLVESPTYPGMLAIARAAGLRPVPVPVDRDGVKPALLADAFRATGARVFVCQPLFQNPTGAVLAPERRGEVLRIAREAGAFVIEDDFVRRLVHEDAGPLPRPLASDDPDGVVVHVCSLTKATSPSFRVSALAARGPVLERLRAIQVVDTFFVPRPLQEAALELVGSPAWPRHLRAVSAELRVRRDAMVAALRLRLPELALPHIPSGGYHLWLRLPDGTGGTSQAFGSGGEAALLSAALRAGVAVTPGRPYFSAEPPAAHLRLSFAAVASTAEITEGVRRLRTACAETGSTAPTRPANLAP comes from the coding sequence ATGCATGAGCGTAGCAGCGTCGCTGAACTGGCCGAGCGGTTGCGGGATGAGCTGCACCGCTACTCTCCCGGTGGAAAGCTGCCGTCGAGTCGCGTCCTCGTCGACCGGTTCCGGGTGAGTCCCGTGACCGTGTCCCGGGCGCTGGCCCAGCTCTCCGCCGAGGGGCTGGTGGTCACCCGGCCCGGAGCGGGGGCGTTCCGGGCCGAGCCGCGCGCCGCCGGTCCCGCCGTCGGGGACACCTCCTGGCAGGAGGTCGCCCTCAGCGCGGACGCCACGACCGACCTCGTACCCCGCACGGTGGACGCCTCGGGCGTGCTCGTCTCACTGGCCGCGCCGCCGCCCGGAGTCATCGAGTTCAACGGCGGCTATCTGCACCCCTCGCTCCAGCCGGAACGGGCGATGGCCGCGGCGCTGTCCCGGGCGGGCCGCCGCCCGGGCGTCTGGGCGCGCCCGCCGGTGGACGGGCTGCCCGAACTGCGCGAATGGTTCGCGCGGGGCATCGGCGGCGCCATCACCGCCGCCGAGGTACTCATCACGGCCGGCGGCCAGTCCGCGCTGACCACCGCGCTGCGCGCCCTCGCCCCGCCCGGCGCCCCGGTCCTCGTCGAGTCGCCCACGTACCCCGGCATGCTGGCGATCGCCCGCGCGGCCGGGCTGCGGCCCGTGCCCGTGCCGGTGGACCGGGACGGGGTGAAGCCGGCGCTCCTCGCCGACGCCTTCCGGGCCACCGGCGCCCGCGTCTTCGTCTGCCAGCCGCTGTTCCAGAACCCGACCGGCGCGGTGCTCGCCCCCGAGCGGCGCGGCGAGGTGCTGCGGATCGCCCGCGAGGCTGGCGCGTTCGTCATCGAGGACGACTTCGTACGCCGGCTCGTGCACGAGGACGCGGGGCCGCTGCCGCGTCCGCTGGCCTCGGACGATCCCGACGGCGTGGTCGTGCACGTCTGCTCGCTGACCAAGGCCACCTCGCCGAGCTTCCGGGTGAGCGCGCTGGCCGCCCGCGGCCCCGTACTGGAACGGCTGCGGGCCATCCAGGTCGTCGACACCTTCTTCGTACCGCGACCGCTCCAGGAGGCGGCCCTGGAACTCGTCGGCTCGCCCGCCTGGCCCCGCCATCTGCGGGCCGTCTCGGCCGAACTGCGCGTCCGGCGGGACGCCATGGTCGCCGCACTGCGCCTGCGGCTGCCCGAACTGGCCCTGCCGCACATCCCGTCCGGCGGCTACCACTTGTGGCTGCGCCTGCCCGACGGCACCGGGGGTACCTCCCAGGCCTTCGGCTCCGGGGGAGAAGCGGCGCTGCTGTCCGCCGCCCTGCGCGCGGGGGTGGCCGTCACCCCTGGCCGCCCCTACTTCAGCGCCGAACCTCCGGCGGCCCACCTGCGCCTCAGCTTCGCGGCGGTCGCGAGCACCGCCGAGATCACCGAGGGGGTCCGGCGACTGCGCACGGCCTGCGCCGAAACCGGCTCGACAGCTCCGACCCGGCCTGCGAATCTCGCGCCATGA
- a CDS encoding transcriptional regulator, which yields MQPNTLLDAILDEAGVSHAGLAAHVNHAGRVRGLALRYEHTAVARWLKGQRPRGQVPDLICEVLAARLQRPVTLDDIGLGVPGEPATPHGTTLSGFVERATALWRSDEQQRPHILGAPAVTGTPAVMPVWEWENPPEDVDVSRGGRHRVRMSDIEMLRAARAHYEQMYRKAGGVATRTRIVGFLNSETAPLLRGSYTDATGRQLHRATGGLVAIAGICAYDSDAHGLAQRYFHQALRLAKASGDRGLGAYVIALLVNQALFMREHRQAVAFAEAALRAAGRHITPALASDLSAMQAKAYAHLGDGSSALSCIRRAEQAADRIRRGYEPDETGYVQPGLVNVQVAEALLSLGDLSAAREHAAAAVDNPAHDRGRVHRLAMLSQIELRQGNADRAVVTAVEMAERARGMESQRLRDRLRAVREHLVASGCAGTSEAAELIDGALRVPL from the coding sequence ATGCAGCCCAACACTCTGCTCGACGCGATCCTCGACGAGGCCGGTGTCTCCCACGCGGGACTCGCGGCTCATGTGAACCACGCAGGACGGGTGCGCGGTCTCGCGCTCCGCTACGAACACACCGCCGTGGCCCGCTGGTTGAAGGGGCAGCGCCCACGGGGCCAGGTGCCCGACCTGATCTGCGAGGTCCTCGCGGCCCGGCTGCAACGGCCCGTCACGCTCGACGACATCGGCCTCGGCGTGCCCGGCGAACCGGCCACCCCGCACGGCACGACGCTCTCCGGTTTCGTCGAGCGGGCCACCGCGCTGTGGCGCTCCGACGAACAGCAGCGCCCGCACATACTCGGCGCCCCCGCCGTCACCGGCACGCCCGCCGTGATGCCCGTGTGGGAGTGGGAGAACCCGCCGGAGGACGTGGACGTCTCCCGCGGCGGACGCCACCGCGTACGCATGTCCGACATCGAGATGCTGCGCGCCGCCCGCGCCCACTACGAGCAGATGTACCGCAAGGCCGGCGGCGTCGCGACCCGTACGCGCATCGTCGGATTCCTCAACTCCGAGACCGCGCCGCTCCTGCGCGGCAGCTACACCGACGCCACGGGGCGGCAGCTCCACCGCGCCACCGGCGGCCTGGTGGCGATCGCCGGCATCTGCGCGTACGACTCCGACGCGCACGGGCTCGCCCAGCGCTACTTCCACCAGGCGCTCAGGCTCGCGAAGGCCAGCGGGGACAGGGGACTCGGCGCCTACGTGATCGCGCTCCTCGTCAACCAGGCGCTGTTCATGCGTGAGCACCGGCAGGCGGTGGCCTTCGCCGAGGCGGCACTGCGCGCCGCGGGGCGCCACATCACGCCGGCGCTCGCGTCGGACCTCTCCGCGATGCAGGCCAAGGCGTACGCGCACCTCGGGGACGGCAGCAGCGCGCTGTCCTGCATCCGGCGTGCCGAGCAGGCCGCCGACCGTATCCGGCGCGGCTACGAGCCGGACGAGACCGGCTATGTCCAGCCGGGCCTGGTCAACGTGCAGGTGGCGGAGGCGCTGTTGAGCCTCGGCGACCTGTCGGCCGCGCGGGAGCACGCGGCGGCGGCGGTGGACAACCCGGCGCACGACCGGGGCAGGGTGCACCGGCTCGCCATGCTGAGCCAGATCGAACTGCGCCAGGGCAACGCCGACAGAGCGGTGGTCACCGCGGTCGAAATGGCGGAACGCGCGCGGGGGATGGAGTCCCAGCGGCTGCGCGACAGACTGCGGGCGGTACGCGAACACCTGGTGGCCAGCGGCTGCGCGGGCACCTCCGAGGCCGCCGAACTCATCGACGGAGCACTGCGCGTGCCGCTCTAG
- a CDS encoding DUF1918 domain-containing protein → MQATVGDQLLVHGRIVGQHDRVAEVIEVLGQQGSPPYRVRFEDGHETLMSPGPDCVVQHHEDTPR, encoded by the coding sequence ATGCAGGCAACCGTAGGCGACCAGCTGCTGGTGCACGGCAGGATCGTCGGGCAGCACGACCGGGTCGCGGAGGTCATCGAAGTGCTCGGACAGCAGGGAAGTCCCCCGTACCGGGTCCGCTTCGAGGACGGTCACGAGACCCTGATGTCTCCCGGCCCCGACTGCGTGGTCCAGCACCACGAGGACACCCCCCGGTGA
- the pheT gene encoding phenylalanine--tRNA ligase subunit beta: MRVPLSWLREYVDLPATETGRDVQARLVSAGLEVERVEQLGAGLKGPLVVGKVLTIEELEGFKKPIRFCTVDVGSANGTGEPQEIVCGARNFAVGDKVVVVLPGAVLPGDFAIAARKTYGKTSHGMICSGDELGMGDDGSGGIIVLPPEHEVGTDAIELLELVDEVLDIAVTPDRGYALSMRGVARETATAYGLDLRDPALLDVPGPNAFGYPVQVADPVGCDRFTARTVTGLSPEARSPIWLTRRLQKAGMRPISLAVDITNYVMLELGQPLHAYDRSRIQGAIGVRRAEQGEKLTTLDGVKRTLDAGDLVITDDRGPIGLAGVMGGANTEIDDTEGTTTEVVVEAAHFDPISIARTARRHKLASEASKRYERGVDPEAAAAAAQRTVDLLVLLAGGTADAGVTQIIAPSAPHTITIPADHPDKVAGVDYGRETVVRRLQQVGCDVYGQDELIVTVPSWRPDLTDPNDLAEEVIRLEGYENLPSTLPRPPAGRGLTDRQRLHRRVGRALAGAGYVEALNYPFIGTGVLDQLGLEADDPRRTLVTLANPLSDEEPAMRTTLLPGLLGALRRNDGRGSHDLALFETGLVFRPTGHEHRAERLPVDRRPTDEEIAETDSALPRQPRRAAVVLAGAREQAGWWGKGRPADWADAVEAARTVAREAGVELTVRGDRHAPWHPGRCAALYATVNGEETLVGHAGELHPRVVKALHLPERSCAMEIELDLLEQAGGGVPAAPRISTFPVATQDVALVVARDVPAAEVEAALREGAGELLESVRLFDVYEGEQLGEGRKSLAYALRFRAGDRTLTVDEASAARDAAVALAGERTGAVLRS, translated from the coding sequence ATGCGGGTCCCGCTTTCCTGGCTGCGGGAGTACGTCGACCTCCCCGCCACCGAGACAGGCCGCGACGTGCAGGCCAGGCTCGTCTCCGCCGGCCTCGAGGTCGAGCGGGTCGAGCAGCTCGGCGCCGGCCTCAAGGGGCCGCTCGTCGTCGGCAAGGTGCTGACCATCGAGGAGCTGGAGGGCTTCAAGAAGCCCATCCGCTTCTGCACCGTCGACGTCGGCAGCGCCAACGGCACCGGCGAGCCGCAGGAGATCGTCTGCGGCGCCCGCAACTTCGCCGTCGGCGACAAGGTCGTCGTGGTCCTGCCCGGCGCCGTGCTGCCCGGCGACTTCGCGATCGCCGCGCGCAAGACGTACGGCAAGACCTCGCACGGCATGATCTGCTCCGGCGACGAGCTGGGCATGGGCGACGACGGTTCGGGCGGCATCATCGTCCTGCCGCCCGAGCACGAGGTCGGCACGGACGCGATCGAGCTGCTCGAACTGGTCGACGAGGTCCTCGACATCGCCGTCACGCCCGACCGCGGCTACGCCCTGTCGATGCGCGGCGTCGCCCGCGAGACCGCCACCGCCTACGGGCTCGACCTGCGCGACCCGGCGCTGCTCGACGTGCCGGGGCCGAACGCCTTCGGGTACCCGGTCCAGGTCGCCGACCCGGTGGGCTGCGACCGCTTCACCGCGCGGACCGTCACCGGTCTGTCGCCCGAGGCCCGCTCCCCGATCTGGCTGACGCGCCGCCTCCAGAAGGCGGGCATGCGCCCGATCTCGCTGGCCGTCGACATCACCAACTACGTGATGCTGGAGCTGGGGCAGCCCCTGCACGCGTACGACCGCTCCCGGATCCAGGGTGCGATCGGCGTGCGCCGGGCCGAGCAGGGCGAAAAGCTCACCACCCTCGACGGCGTCAAGCGCACGCTGGACGCCGGGGACCTGGTGATCACCGACGATCGCGGGCCCATCGGTCTCGCGGGTGTCATGGGCGGTGCCAACACCGAGATCGACGACACCGAGGGCACCACCACCGAGGTCGTCGTCGAGGCCGCGCACTTCGACCCGATCTCCATCGCGCGCACGGCCCGCCGGCACAAGCTGGCCTCCGAGGCGTCCAAGCGCTACGAGCGGGGCGTCGACCCCGAGGCCGCTGCCGCCGCCGCGCAGCGCACGGTCGACCTGCTGGTCCTCCTCGCGGGCGGTACCGCCGACGCGGGAGTCACTCAGATCATCGCGCCGTCCGCGCCGCACACCATCACCATCCCGGCGGACCACCCGGACAAGGTCGCGGGCGTCGACTACGGCCGTGAGACCGTCGTACGCCGACTCCAGCAGGTCGGCTGCGACGTCTACGGCCAGGACGAGCTGATCGTCACCGTGCCGTCGTGGCGGCCCGACCTGACCGACCCGAACGACCTGGCCGAAGAGGTCATCCGGCTCGAAGGCTACGAGAACCTGCCCTCGACACTGCCCAGGCCCCCCGCGGGCCGGGGCCTGACCGACCGGCAGCGGCTGCACCGCCGGGTCGGCCGCGCGCTGGCCGGCGCCGGGTACGTGGAGGCGCTGAACTACCCGTTCATCGGCACCGGCGTCCTCGACCAGCTCGGCCTGGAGGCCGACGACCCGCGCCGCACCCTGGTGACGCTGGCCAACCCGCTCTCCGACGAAGAGCCCGCGATGCGTACGACGCTGCTGCCGGGGCTCCTCGGCGCGCTGCGCCGCAACGACGGCCGCGGCTCGCACGACCTCGCGCTCTTCGAGACCGGTCTGGTCTTCCGGCCGACCGGCCACGAGCACAGGGCCGAGCGGCTGCCCGTCGACCGCCGGCCCACCGACGAGGAGATCGCGGAGACCGACTCCGCGCTGCCGCGTCAGCCGCGCCGCGCCGCCGTCGTCCTCGCGGGCGCCCGTGAGCAGGCCGGCTGGTGGGGCAAGGGACGCCCGGCCGACTGGGCGGACGCCGTCGAGGCAGCGCGCACGGTCGCCCGGGAGGCCGGTGTCGAACTGACCGTGCGCGGTGACCGGCACGCGCCGTGGCACCCGGGGCGCTGCGCCGCGCTGTACGCCACGGTGAACGGTGAGGAGACGCTCGTCGGCCACGCCGGTGAGCTGCACCCGCGGGTCGTCAAGGCGCTGCACCTGCCCGAGCGCAGCTGCGCCATGGAGATCGAGCTCGATCTCCTGGAGCAGGCGGGCGGGGGTGTGCCGGCCGCGCCGCGTATCTCCACGTTCCCCGTCGCCACGCAGGATGTCGCGCTCGTCGTGGCGCGGGACGTGCCGGCCGCCGAGGTCGAGGCCGCACTGCGCGAGGGCGCGGGTGAACTCCTGGAGTCCGTGCGGCTGTTCGACGTGTACGAGGGGGAGCAGCTCGGTGAGGGGCGCAAGTCGCTCGCCTACGCGCTGCGCTTCCGGGCCGGCGATCGCACCCTGACCGTGGACGAGGCGTCGGCCGCACGGGACGCGGCGGTCGCCCTGGCGGGCGAGCGTACGGGGGCTGTGCTGCGGAGTTAG
- a CDS encoding NUDIX hydrolase: MQWTKQNEQIVYANRWFSVNLADVALPDGRHLDHFLIRLRPVAVATVVNEANEVLLLWRHRFITDSWGWELPAGVVEDGEDIVVAAARELEEETGWRPGPLRHLMSVEPSNGLTDARHHIYWADEGAYIGHPVDDFESDRREWVPLKLAPDMVARGEVPAANMAAALLLLHHLRLGQDALP; encoded by the coding sequence GTGCAGTGGACGAAACAGAACGAACAAATCGTGTACGCAAATCGCTGGTTCAGCGTCAATCTCGCAGATGTCGCATTGCCCGACGGCCGGCATCTCGATCACTTCTTAATCCGGCTGCGGCCCGTCGCCGTGGCCACTGTCGTGAACGAGGCGAACGAGGTGCTGCTGCTGTGGCGGCACCGCTTCATCACCGACAGCTGGGGATGGGAGCTTCCCGCGGGGGTCGTCGAGGACGGCGAGGACATCGTCGTCGCGGCGGCCCGCGAACTGGAGGAGGAGACCGGCTGGCGGCCGGGACCTCTGCGCCATCTGATGAGCGTCGAGCCCTCGAACGGGCTCACCGACGCCCGGCACCACATCTACTGGGCCGACGAAGGCGCGTACATCGGGCATCCTGTGGACGACTTCGAGTCCGACCGCCGGGAATGGGTTCCCCTGAAGCTCGCTCCCGACATGGTCGCCCGTGGTGAGGTTCCGGCCGCCAACATGGCTGCCGCGCTGCTCCTCCTGCACCATCTGAGGCTCGGGCAGGACGCCTTGCCCTGA
- a CDS encoding GNAT family N-acetyltransferase: MTDTPGPPEGYEISTDPARIDVGRVHRWLADDAYWALGRPREKQESAMAGSLNFGAYETGSGDQAAYARVVTDGATFAWLCDVYVDRSARGKGLGTALVTAVRDHLRPLGLRRVVLATHDAHGVYEKLGFKALDRPDRWMALNFE; the protein is encoded by the coding sequence ATGACCGACACACCCGGCCCGCCCGAGGGCTACGAGATCTCCACCGACCCCGCGCGCATCGACGTCGGTCGGGTCCACCGCTGGCTCGCCGACGACGCGTACTGGGCGCTCGGCCGGCCGCGGGAGAAGCAGGAGAGCGCGATGGCCGGATCGCTCAACTTCGGTGCGTACGAGACGGGTTCGGGCGACCAGGCGGCGTACGCGCGCGTGGTGACCGACGGGGCGACCTTCGCCTGGCTCTGCGACGTGTACGTGGACCGGTCCGCGCGGGGCAAGGGGCTCGGCACCGCCCTGGTCACCGCCGTCCGCGACCACCTGCGTCCCCTCGGTCTGCGCCGGGTGGTGCTCGCCACCCATGACGCGCACGGGGTCTACGAGAAGCTCGGGTTCAAGGCGCTGGACCGGCCCGACCGGTGGATGGCACTGAACTTCGAATGA
- a CDS encoding glycoside hydrolase family 10 protein, which translates to MGRMSRRGFAMTAAAGLSGLVTAGVAVAAELSAGAGGGGGRGGHGHGGRRHRRRDPAGALRGMWLATVANRDWPSKTGLTAAEQRAELLAHLDTAVERRLNAVIFQVRPTADALWDSPFEPWAQYLTGVQGKDPGWDPLGTAVTEAHARGLELHAWFNPYRVANHTDPTRLVASHPARVHPDWIVPYGGKLYYNPGLPEVRAFVQDAMLDAVRKYAVDAVHWDDYFYPYPVAGQVFDDDAAYAAHGGQFPDRAAWRRDNIDRLVLETAARIRKVRPGTRFGISPFGVWRNAATDPLGSDTRAGVQTYDDLHADTRKWVRENWIDYICPQLYWNIGFAAADYAKLVPWWSQVAQGSRTKLYVGEALYKAGDPAQPAAWQDPAELSAHLTLAADHPQVGGHVFFSAKEVAADRIGAMARVVADHYRQPAKPSR; encoded by the coding sequence ATGGGGCGTATGTCACGACGGGGATTCGCGATGACCGCGGCGGCCGGACTGTCGGGACTCGTCACGGCGGGAGTGGCCGTGGCGGCCGAACTGTCCGCGGGAGCGGGCGGCGGCGGAGGCAGAGGCGGTCACGGTCACGGTGGCCGCCGGCACCGGCGCCGCGACCCCGCCGGCGCGCTGCGCGGCATGTGGCTGGCGACCGTGGCGAACCGCGACTGGCCCTCGAAGACGGGCCTGACCGCGGCCGAGCAGCGCGCCGAACTGCTCGCACACCTCGACACGGCGGTGGAGCGCCGGCTGAACGCCGTGATCTTCCAGGTCCGCCCCACCGCCGACGCCCTGTGGGATTCGCCCTTCGAGCCCTGGGCGCAGTACCTGACCGGCGTCCAGGGCAAGGACCCCGGCTGGGACCCCCTGGGCACCGCCGTCACGGAGGCCCATGCGCGCGGGCTCGAACTGCACGCCTGGTTCAATCCGTACCGCGTCGCCAACCACACCGACCCGACGCGGCTCGTCGCCTCGCACCCGGCCCGCGTGCACCCCGACTGGATCGTGCCCTACGGCGGGAAGCTCTACTACAACCCCGGTCTGCCCGAGGTCCGCGCCTTCGTGCAGGACGCGATGCTGGACGCGGTGCGCAAGTACGCCGTGGACGCCGTCCACTGGGACGACTACTTCTATCCGTACCCGGTCGCCGGCCAGGTCTTCGACGACGACGCCGCGTACGCCGCGCACGGCGGGCAGTTCCCCGACCGGGCCGCCTGGCGGCGCGACAACATCGACCGGCTGGTGCTGGAGACGGCCGCCCGGATCAGGAAGGTACGGCCCGGCACGCGGTTCGGGATCAGCCCCTTCGGGGTGTGGCGCAACGCCGCGACCGACCCGCTGGGCTCGGACACCCGGGCCGGCGTGCAGACGTACGACGACCTGCACGCGGACACCAGGAAATGGGTCCGGGAGAACTGGATCGACTACATCTGCCCGCAGCTGTACTGGAACATCGGCTTCGCCGCGGCCGACTACGCGAAGCTCGTCCCCTGGTGGTCGCAGGTCGCGCAGGGCAGCAGAACGAAGCTGTACGTGGGTGAGGCGCTCTACAAGGCCGGTGATCCCGCGCAGCCCGCGGCCTGGCAGGACCCGGCCGAGCTGTCCGCGCATCTCACTCTCGCCGCGGACCACCCGCAGGTGGGCGGGCACGTCTTCTTCTCGGCCAAGGAGGTGGCCGCCGACCGGATCGGAGCCATGGCGAGGGTGGTCGCCGACCACTACCGGCAGCCGGCGAAACCCTCACGCTGA
- a CDS encoding DMT family transporter gives MRAENSATARTSIAVPGAPRAADRPGGTPGGTPGGFSGATPGGSSRDGDVRGSGRPDPRTGTLLAALGVVAFSLTFPATAWGLEGFGPWSLVAVRSVLAAIVAGGCLLALRVPPPGRRHWAGLAVVAAGVVLGFPMLTTLALETSTTAHAAVVVGLLPLTTALLSALRVGTRPSRTFWAAASAGAAVVIAFTVQQSGGALSSADAYLFGALLICAAGYTEGGRLARVMPGWQVIGWALVLCLPLTVPVAAVALSYEPVELTAHSVTGLLWVAVGSQFLGLVVWYRGMAAIGIPKASQLQLAQPLLTLVWSVLLLGEQLTPAAPLTAAAVLVCIAVTQRARG, from the coding sequence ATGAGAGCAGAGAATAGCGCTACCGCACGGACCTCGATAGCGGTGCCCGGCGCACCCCGTGCGGCCGACCGGCCCGGCGGCACTCCCGGCGGCACTCCCGGCGGCTTCTCCGGCGCCACTCCCGGCGGCTCCTCCAGAGACGGGGACGTCCGGGGCTCCGGTCGGCCGGATCCTCGTACCGGGACCCTCCTGGCCGCGCTCGGGGTCGTCGCCTTCTCCCTCACCTTCCCCGCCACCGCGTGGGGCCTGGAGGGCTTCGGCCCCTGGTCGCTCGTGGCGGTGCGGAGCGTCCTGGCCGCGATCGTGGCGGGCGGCTGTCTGCTCGCCCTGCGCGTCCCGCCGCCCGGCCGCCGCCACTGGGCGGGGCTCGCCGTCGTCGCCGCCGGAGTCGTGCTCGGCTTCCCGATGCTCACCACGCTCGCCCTGGAGACGTCGACCACCGCGCACGCCGCGGTCGTCGTCGGTCTGCTCCCCCTGACGACCGCCCTGTTGTCGGCGCTGCGCGTCGGCACCCGGCCCTCCCGCACGTTCTGGGCGGCGGCGTCCGCGGGCGCCGCCGTGGTCATCGCGTTCACCGTGCAGCAGAGCGGCGGCGCCCTGAGCAGCGCGGACGCCTACCTCTTCGGCGCCCTTTTGATCTGCGCGGCGGGTTACACGGAGGGCGGCAGGCTGGCCCGGGTGATGCCGGGCTGGCAGGTCATCGGCTGGGCGCTGGTCCTGTGCCTGCCGCTCACGGTGCCGGTGGCCGCGGTCGCCCTGTCCTACGAGCCCGTGGAGCTGACCGCGCACAGCGTCACCGGGCTGCTGTGGGTCGCGGTGGGCTCGCAGTTCCTCGGCCTGGTCGTCTGGTACCGCGGGATGGCCGCGATCGGCATACCGAAGGCCAGCCAGCTGCAGCTCGCGCAGCCGCTGCTCACCCTGGTGTGGTCGGTGCTGCTGCTGGGCGAGCAGCTGACCCCGGCCGCCCCGCTGACGGCCGCCGCCGTCCTCGTCTGCATCGCCGTCACACAACGGGCCCGGGGCTGA
- a CDS encoding PP2C family protein-serine/threonine phosphatase translates to MAITYKLACPLAQQNGLGARIATCAVFFAVGTGLVLHVRSGLLRELRQIRRVAGAAQGVLLRPLPPSVDGLQVAAAQVSADRGASVGGDLYEVIGTEHGVRVVMGDVRGHGLAAIGTVAAVLGSFREAVHDEPELPGVLRKLDRAMARHLRERAKAEHPSSGLDPDNPVAEEFVTVLLLEIGRDGEVTALNCGHPWPYVLRGDKEAPDARDRDRDRVEHLGFGDPLPPLGAFPLPAELPVADCGPLPPGEALFLYTDGVEDARDGAGRFFPLRAALTEAVRAHPASPQEVLGTVFTQLLRHADGFPTDDVAVLVLRNDRGVVSLPHGESMAHHAAP, encoded by the coding sequence ATGGCGATCACGTACAAGCTGGCCTGTCCGCTCGCGCAACAGAACGGGCTGGGCGCGCGGATCGCGACCTGCGCGGTGTTCTTCGCCGTCGGCACGGGACTGGTGCTGCACGTCAGAAGCGGGCTGCTGCGTGAGCTGCGGCAGATCCGCCGGGTCGCCGGCGCCGCCCAGGGCGTCCTGCTGCGTCCGCTGCCGCCGAGCGTCGACGGCCTGCAGGTCGCGGCCGCCCAGGTCTCCGCGGACCGCGGGGCCAGTGTCGGCGGCGACCTGTACGAGGTCATCGGTACGGAACACGGTGTCCGGGTCGTGATGGGCGACGTCCGGGGGCACGGGCTGGCCGCCATCGGGACCGTCGCCGCCGTACTGGGCAGCTTCCGCGAGGCCGTCCACGACGAACCCGAACTCCCCGGCGTGCTGCGGAAGCTGGACCGCGCCATGGCCCGGCACCTCAGGGAGCGGGCGAAGGCCGAGCACCCCTCGTCCGGGCTCGACCCCGACAACCCGGTCGCCGAGGAGTTCGTCACGGTGCTGCTCCTGGAGATCGGTCGTGACGGCGAGGTGACCGCGCTGAACTGCGGTCACCCCTGGCCGTACGTGCTGCGCGGGGACAAGGAGGCGCCCGACGCGCGGGACCGGGACCGGGACCGGGTGGAGCATCTCGGCTTCGGTGATCCGCTGCCGCCGCTCGGGGCCTTCCCGCTCCCCGCCGAACTGCCCGTCGCGGACTGCGGTCCGCTGCCGCCGGGTGAGGCGCTGTTCCTGTACACGGACGGAGTCGAGGACGCCCGTGACGGCGCGGGCCGCTTCTTCCCCCTGCGCGCCGCCCTGACCGAGGCGGTCCGCGCGCACCCCGCCTCGCCCCAGGAGGTGCTGGGCACGGTCTTCACCCAGTTGTTGCGCCACGCCGACGGCTTCCCGACCGACGACGTGGCCGTACTGGTCCTGCGTAACGACCGAGGCGTCGTATCGCTGCCGCACGGTGAATCGATGGCTCACCACGCCGCCCCTTGA